The following are from one region of the Variovorax sp. V213 genome:
- a CDS encoding ABC transporter ATP-binding protein, which translates to MTETVLSTQGLVMRFGGITATNNVTMELRRGARHALIGPNGAGKTTLINLLTGVLTPTEGRISLLGEDITTLAPHKRVARGLVRTFQINQLFDSMTPLETLALVVSQHQGIASQWWRPLGATKAVTERAAQLLEQFHLGDVAQQQTKFMAYGKRRLLEIAIALACEPRVLLLDEPVAGVPAGEREELLETVAALPADVSVLLIEHDMDLVFSFADRMTVLVNGTLLTEGDPETIANDPKVKEVYLGHGEIAHV; encoded by the coding sequence GTGACCGAAACCGTGCTTTCCACCCAAGGCCTGGTGATGCGCTTCGGCGGAATCACGGCCACCAACAACGTCACGATGGAACTCAGGCGCGGCGCGCGCCATGCGTTGATCGGCCCCAATGGCGCCGGCAAGACCACGCTCATCAACCTGCTGACCGGCGTGCTCACGCCGACCGAAGGCCGCATCTCGCTGCTCGGCGAAGACATCACGACCCTGGCGCCGCACAAGCGCGTGGCGCGCGGGCTGGTGCGCACTTTCCAGATCAACCAGCTCTTCGACTCGATGACGCCGCTCGAAACGCTGGCACTCGTTGTGTCGCAGCACCAGGGCATCGCCTCGCAATGGTGGCGCCCGCTGGGTGCCACCAAGGCCGTGACGGAACGCGCGGCGCAATTGCTGGAGCAGTTTCATCTGGGCGACGTGGCGCAGCAGCAGACGAAGTTCATGGCCTACGGCAAGCGCCGCCTGCTGGAGATTGCAATCGCACTGGCCTGCGAGCCGCGCGTGCTGCTGCTCGACGAGCCCGTGGCGGGCGTGCCCGCCGGCGAGCGCGAGGAGCTGCTGGAGACCGTGGCCGCATTGCCGGCCGATGTGTCGGTGCTGCTGATCGAGCACGACATGGACCTGGTGTTCAGTTTTGCAGACCGCATGACGGTGCTGGTCAACGGCACGCTGTTGACCGAAGGCGACCCCGAAACCATCGCCAACGATCCGAAGGTCAAAGAGGTCTACCTCGGCCATGGAGAAATCGCCCATGTCTGA
- a CDS encoding ABC transporter ATP-binding protein, whose translation MSELLRIENLSAGYGEAVVLHDVAFALGEGQTLALLGRNGTGKTTLINTLAGATRQHGGTIALGGQALHKLAPHQRAAAGIGWVPQERNIFKSLTVHENLTAVERPGKWNAQRVYEMFPRLAERKTNLGTQLSGGEQQMLAVGRALVLNPKLLLLDEPLEGLAPIIVEELLRAIRRITQDEGLAAIIVEQHPQAILAISDHAVVLDHGTIVHTDSAAALRSQPQVLERLLGVAR comes from the coding sequence ATGTCTGAACTGCTCCGTATCGAAAACCTGAGCGCGGGCTACGGCGAAGCCGTGGTGCTGCACGACGTGGCGTTCGCGCTCGGCGAAGGGCAGACGCTGGCGCTCCTGGGCCGCAACGGCACGGGCAAGACGACGCTGATCAACACGCTGGCAGGTGCCACGCGGCAGCACGGCGGAACCATCGCGCTGGGCGGCCAGGCTCTGCACAAGCTGGCGCCGCACCAGCGCGCGGCGGCCGGCATCGGCTGGGTACCGCAGGAGCGGAACATCTTCAAGTCGCTCACGGTGCACGAGAACCTCACCGCGGTGGAACGGCCCGGCAAATGGAACGCGCAGCGCGTCTACGAGATGTTTCCGCGCCTCGCCGAGCGCAAGACCAACCTGGGCACGCAGCTCTCGGGCGGCGAGCAGCAGATGCTGGCCGTGGGCCGCGCGCTGGTACTGAATCCGAAGCTGCTGCTGCTCGACGAACCGCTCGAAGGGCTGGCGCCGATCATCGTCGAGGAGCTGTTGCGCGCCATTCGCCGCATCACCCAGGACGAGGGGCTGGCCGCCATCATCGTGGAGCAGCATCCGCAGGCGATCCTCGCGATTTCCGACCACGCGGTGGTGCTCGATCACGGCACCATCGTCCACACCGACAGCGCAGCGGCATTGCGCAGCCAGCCGCAGGTGCTCGAACGGTTGCTGGGCGTGGCCCGGTAG
- a CDS encoding branched-chain amino acid ABC transporter permease, producing the protein MSAPSPYESALLRKAHWRPLEFVVWAVAFALPFVMPSHSLLVNEIAIVALFAMSLDLILGYTGIVSLGHAAFFGFGAYAAALFAKLVMPDPTVGLVLATVLSALLGLVASVTILRGSDLTRLMVTLGTALLLLELANKLDWLTGGADGLQGVVMGPVLGLFEFDLFGRTAAWYSLSVMLVLFLVMRRLVHSPFGATLKAIRDNRLRAMAIGIPVVSRLVVIYTVAAGIAGAAGALLAQTTGFASLDVLAFDRSADVLLMLVIGGVGWLYGGVAGAIVFKLLQNWLSAVTPQYWMFWIGLLLVLLVLVGRDRVLKPWTWLGAGKKGGAS; encoded by the coding sequence ATGAGCGCACCTTCGCCTTACGAATCGGCCCTGTTGCGCAAGGCGCACTGGCGCCCGCTCGAGTTCGTGGTGTGGGCCGTCGCCTTCGCGCTGCCTTTCGTCATGCCCTCGCATTCGCTGCTGGTCAACGAGATCGCCATCGTCGCGCTGTTCGCGATGTCGCTCGACCTGATCCTCGGCTACACCGGCATCGTGTCGCTCGGCCATGCGGCTTTCTTCGGCTTCGGCGCCTACGCCGCGGCACTGTTCGCCAAGCTCGTGATGCCGGACCCGACCGTGGGGCTGGTGCTGGCCACCGTGCTGTCGGCGCTGCTGGGCCTCGTGGCCAGCGTCACGATCCTGCGCGGCAGCGACCTGACGCGGCTGATGGTCACGCTCGGCACCGCGCTGCTGTTGCTCGAACTCGCCAACAAGCTCGACTGGCTCACCGGCGGCGCCGACGGGCTGCAGGGCGTGGTGATGGGGCCGGTGCTCGGCCTGTTCGAGTTCGACCTCTTCGGCCGCACGGCCGCCTGGTATTCATTGAGCGTGATGCTCGTGCTGTTCCTCGTGATGCGCCGGCTCGTGCACTCGCCCTTCGGCGCCACGCTGAAAGCGATTCGCGACAACCGGCTGCGCGCCATGGCCATCGGCATTCCGGTGGTGTCGCGGCTCGTGGTCATCTACACCGTGGCCGCCGGCATTGCCGGCGCCGCCGGTGCGCTGCTGGCGCAGACCACCGGTTTCGCCTCGCTCGACGTGCTGGCCTTCGACCGCTCGGCCGACGTGCTGCTGATGCTGGTGATCGGCGGCGTGGGCTGGCTCTATGGCGGCGTGGCGGGTGCCATCGTCTTCAAGCTGCTGCAGAACTGGCTCTCGGCCGTGACGCCGCAGTACTGGATGTTCTGGATCGGCCTGCTGCTGGTGCTGCTGGTGCTCGTGGGGCGCGACCGCGTGCTCAAGCCATGGACGTGGCTGGGCGCCGGCAAGAAGGGCGGTGCATCGTGA
- a CDS encoding branched-chain amino acid ABC transporter permease gives MLTILFDGIAYGMLLFVLAVGLAVTLGLMNFINLAHGAFAMAGGYLTVFAMQKLGVPFLACLPLAFIVVALAGALLERTLYRPMYGKPHLDQVLFSIGLAFMAVAAVDYFVGSSQQNIQLPEWLRGRTEVGDGALLLGMGHYRLFIIAVCAVLTVVLQLILSKTRFGSRLRAAVDDPRVAAGLGINVNIVFLLTFAVGSGLAGLGGALGAEILGLDPTFPLKYMIYFLIVVSVGGTSSITGPLAAALLLGIADVAGKYFIPKMGAFTVYLLMILILMWRPQGLFTRKGGR, from the coding sequence ATGTTGACCATTCTTTTCGACGGCATCGCCTACGGCATGCTGCTCTTCGTGCTCGCAGTGGGCTTGGCCGTGACGCTCGGGCTGATGAACTTCATCAACCTCGCGCACGGTGCCTTCGCCATGGCGGGCGGCTACCTCACGGTGTTTGCGATGCAGAAGCTGGGCGTGCCGTTCCTGGCCTGCCTGCCGCTCGCGTTCATCGTCGTCGCACTGGCCGGGGCACTGCTCGAGCGCACGCTCTACCGGCCGATGTACGGCAAGCCGCACCTCGACCAGGTGCTGTTCTCCATCGGCCTCGCCTTCATGGCGGTGGCGGCCGTCGACTACTTCGTCGGTTCGTCGCAGCAGAACATCCAGTTGCCCGAATGGCTGCGCGGCCGCACCGAGGTTGGCGATGGCGCGCTGCTGCTCGGCATGGGGCACTACCGGCTCTTCATCATCGCGGTGTGCGCCGTGCTCACGGTGGTGCTTCAGCTCATTCTCTCGAAGACGCGCTTCGGCAGCCGTCTGCGCGCCGCGGTGGATGACCCGCGCGTGGCGGCGGGGCTGGGCATCAACGTCAACATCGTCTTCCTGCTGACCTTCGCGGTGGGCTCCGGGCTCGCAGGGCTGGGCGGTGCATTGGGCGCCGAGATCCTCGGGCTCGATCCGACCTTTCCGCTCAAGTACATGATCTATTTCCTGATCGTGGTGTCGGTCGGCGGCACCTCGTCGATCACCGGGCCGCTCGCGGCCGCGCTGCTGCTCGGCATTGCCGACGTGGCCGGCAAGTACTTCATTCCCAAGATGGGTGCATTCACCGTCTACCTGCTGATGATCCTGATATTGATGTGGCGACCCCAGGGCCTGTTCACGCGCAAGGGAGGCCGCTGA